From the genome of Myxococcota bacterium, one region includes:
- the rnc gene encoding ribonuclease III codes for MSDGDSTVDRLGRALGHRFVDAPRAERALSHPSYSHEAAAGDRGNERLEFLGDAVLDLVVGEALYHAHPDWPEGRLTRARAAWVRRESLADRAREIGLPELVRLGRTELLSGGAEKDSILANTLEAVVGALYLDGGLAPVERLVRGWLDAEADGRGAGARDAKTAFQEWAHARFRETPSYHTVTDSGVDADEERFTVEVRVSGEAWGEGTARSKRLAERAAAEDALARADSA; via the coding sequence GTGAGTGACGGTGACTCCACGGTCGACCGGCTGGGCCGGGCCCTCGGGCACAGGTTCGTCGACGCACCCCGCGCGGAGCGGGCGCTCTCCCACCCCTCGTACTCGCACGAAGCCGCGGCGGGCGATCGCGGCAACGAGCGGCTCGAGTTCCTCGGCGATGCGGTGCTCGACCTGGTGGTGGGCGAAGCCCTCTACCACGCCCATCCGGATTGGCCCGAAGGCCGCCTGACCCGGGCGCGCGCGGCCTGGGTCCGGCGCGAGAGCCTCGCCGATCGCGCGCGCGAGATCGGCTTGCCCGAGCTCGTGCGGTTGGGACGCACCGAGCTCCTCTCGGGCGGCGCCGAGAAGGACAGCATCCTCGCGAATACCCTCGAGGCCGTCGTGGGAGCGCTCTACCTCGATGGGGGACTCGCGCCGGTCGAGCGGTTGGTCCGCGGTTGGCTCGACGCCGAAGCGGACGGGCGCGGTGCGGGCGCCCGCGACGCGAAGACCGCCTTCCAAGAGTGGGCGCACGCGCGCTTCCGCGAAACGCCGAGCTATCACACCGTCACCGACTCGGGCGTCGACGCCGACGAAGAACGCTTCACCGTGGAGGTGCGGGTGTCGGGCGAGGCCTGGGGTGAGGGCACGGCGCGCAGCAAACGGCTCGCCGAGCGCGCGGCCGCCGAGGACGCACTGGCGCGGGCGGACTCGGCATGA
- a CDS encoding Glu/Leu/Phe/Val dehydrogenase dimerization domain-containing protein produces MPDRATPHRFPDSGSTAGATGLFEHPEFDGHEQVVFCHDPEADLRAVIAIHSTRLGPAAGGCRMYDYASVEDAVHDVLRLSHGMTLKSAVAGLPLGGGKGVILADPRAPGKAERLRAFGRHVQRLAGQYWTAMDVGVGPADVEGMVDVCDYVFTCTSHYPDGFDPSQFTSLGGFTGIRAVAAHAFGKDDLEGLRVAVQGVGSTGRDLCRQLHAAGTRLVVADVDPAATAYAVDHFDAIPAEPDAIYDQDVDIFAPCALGGVINDATLPRLRARAVCGLANNQLAEPRHGEELRRRGILYAPDFVVNAGGMIGASRIIYAEMDRERSFQQIHGIADTLREIFERADRSERAPETVALDVAQEALERASETGN; encoded by the coding sequence ATGCCCGACCGCGCCACACCCCATCGCTTCCCCGATTCGGGATCCACCGCGGGCGCGACCGGGTTGTTCGAGCACCCGGAATTCGACGGCCACGAGCAGGTCGTCTTCTGCCACGACCCCGAGGCCGACCTGCGGGCGGTGATTGCGATCCACAGCACCCGCCTCGGGCCCGCCGCCGGTGGCTGCCGGATGTACGACTACGCGTCCGTCGAGGACGCGGTGCACGACGTATTGCGCCTGTCCCACGGCATGACCTTGAAGAGTGCGGTCGCGGGACTGCCTCTCGGAGGGGGCAAGGGCGTGATCCTTGCCGACCCGCGCGCGCCCGGGAAGGCCGAACGGCTGCGCGCCTTCGGGCGACACGTGCAGCGCCTGGCCGGGCAGTACTGGACGGCGATGGATGTGGGCGTCGGGCCGGCGGACGTCGAAGGCATGGTCGACGTGTGCGACTACGTCTTTACCTGCACCTCCCACTATCCCGACGGCTTCGATCCGTCCCAGTTCACCTCGCTGGGCGGCTTCACCGGGATCCGCGCGGTCGCCGCGCACGCCTTCGGAAAGGATGACCTCGAAGGCCTGCGGGTCGCCGTGCAGGGGGTCGGCAGCACGGGCCGCGATCTGTGTCGCCAGCTCCATGCCGCCGGCACCCGTCTCGTCGTCGCGGACGTCGACCCCGCGGCCACGGCGTACGCAGTCGACCACTTCGACGCGATCCCCGCCGAGCCCGACGCGATCTACGACCAGGACGTCGACATCTTCGCGCCGTGTGCACTCGGCGGCGTCATCAACGACGCCACCCTGCCCCGCCTCCGCGCGCGGGCCGTCTGCGGTCTCGCGAACAACCAGCTCGCCGAGCCCCGACACGGCGAAGAGTTGCGCCGTCGCGGCATCCTCTACGCCCCGGACTTCGTGGTCAACGCAGGGGGCATGATCGGAGCGTCGCGCATCATCTATGCGGAGATGGACCGCGAGCGGTCCTTCCAACAGATCCACGGGATCGCCGACACCCTGCGCGAGATCTTCGAGCGCGCCGACCGGAGCGAACGTGCCCCCGAGACGGTCGCCCTGGACGTGGCGCAGGAGGCCCTGGAGCGCGCCTCAGAGACCGGCAACTAG
- a CDS encoding aspartate kinase, protein MALVVQKYGGTSVGDAERIRNVATRVAETVKEGNQVAVVVSAMSGQTDHLVALARELGGEVPSPREYDVLVSTGEQVTIALLSMALEQLGQPARSFTGWQMGMRTDGAHTRARIESVDTAVLRETFARGEVAVLAGFQGIDDDANITTLGRGGSDTTAVAVAAALEADVCEIYTDVEGVYTTDPRIVPAARKLERVSYDEMIEMASLGAKVLQIRSVRFAMRYGVPLHVRSSFERTTGTWVVPEEEVMEQLVVSGVTYNRNEAKIRVRGVKDVPGIAAKVFSPLSGDGVVVDMIIQNLSQDGATDLTFTVPRDAYTHSLEVTTRTCSELGAVAVDGDPEIAKISVVGLGMKDHAGVASKMFQVLADEAINIQLISTSEIKVSVVVEEKYTELAVRALHAAFVEAGAAEPVAES, encoded by the coding sequence GTGGCTCTGGTGGTCCAGAAGTACGGCGGCACGAGTGTGGGCGATGCGGAGCGCATCCGAAACGTCGCGACGCGTGTGGCCGAGACCGTCAAGGAAGGCAATCAGGTCGCCGTCGTCGTGTCGGCGATGAGCGGCCAGACCGACCACCTGGTGGCGCTAGCCCGCGAGCTCGGCGGCGAGGTGCCCAGCCCGCGCGAGTACGACGTGCTCGTCTCGACGGGGGAGCAGGTCACGATCGCGCTGCTCTCGATGGCCCTCGAGCAGCTCGGCCAGCCGGCACGCTCGTTCACCGGCTGGCAGATGGGCATGCGCACCGATGGCGCCCACACCCGCGCCCGGATCGAATCGGTCGATACCGCCGTCCTTCGCGAGACCTTCGCCCGCGGCGAAGTCGCGGTGCTCGCCGGCTTCCAGGGAATCGACGACGACGCGAACATCACGACGCTCGGACGCGGCGGATCGGATACCACGGCCGTCGCCGTGGCCGCCGCCCTCGAGGCCGACGTCTGTGAGATCTACACCGATGTCGAAGGGGTCTACACGACCGACCCGCGGATCGTGCCCGCCGCGCGCAAGCTCGAGCGCGTGAGCTACGACGAGATGATCGAAATGGCGAGCCTGGGAGCGAAGGTCTTGCAGATCCGCTCCGTCCGGTTCGCGATGCGCTACGGCGTTCCGCTCCACGTGCGGTCGTCCTTCGAGCGCACGACGGGCACGTGGGTGGTCCCGGAGGAGGAAGTGATGGAGCAGCTGGTCGTCTCCGGCGTCACCTACAACCGCAACGAGGCGAAGATCCGCGTGCGCGGCGTGAAGGACGTACCGGGAATCGCCGCGAAGGTGTTTTCGCCGCTCTCGGGCGATGGGGTGGTGGTCGACATGATCATTCAGAACCTCTCGCAGGATGGCGCGACGGACCTCACCTTCACCGTGCCCCGGGACGCCTACACCCATTCGCTCGAAGTCACGACGCGCACCTGCAGCGAACTGGGTGCGGTGGCCGTCGACGGCGATCCGGAGATCGCCAAGATCTCGGTGGTGGGCCTGGGCATGAAGGATCACGCGGGCGTCGCGAGCAAGATGTTCCAGGTGCTCGCCGACGAAGCCATCAACATCCAGCTCATCTCCACCAGCGAGATCAAGGTGTCGGTGGTGGTCGAAGAGAAATACACCGAGCTGGCGGTGCGCGCGCTGCACGCGGCCTTCGTGGAAGCCGGCGCCGCCGAGCCGGTGGCCGAGTCCTGA
- a CDS encoding helix-hairpin-helix domain-containing protein, which translates to MALSAWALVHVSQGPEGVTPLDPCAAPFEQAGNPDGSTAVGCGDPAGPPLRGPARALFGQGLDPNQATAGALEALPGIGPARAAAIVAGRATGPYERLADLARVPGIGPVTLERMADWLAFPEPDGGSSAGVRRPKPGGGEATAP; encoded by the coding sequence TTGGCGCTCTCGGCCTGGGCCCTCGTACACGTCAGCCAGGGACCCGAGGGCGTCACGCCCCTGGACCCCTGCGCCGCGCCCTTCGAGCAGGCGGGCAACCCCGACGGGAGCACCGCGGTGGGCTGCGGCGACCCGGCGGGTCCACCGCTGCGTGGCCCCGCGCGCGCGCTCTTCGGCCAGGGGCTGGATCCCAATCAGGCCACGGCAGGGGCACTCGAGGCGCTTCCGGGCATCGGTCCGGCGCGGGCGGCCGCCATCGTGGCGGGGCGGGCCACCGGACCGTACGAGCGGCTGGCGGACCTCGCGCGGGTTCCTGGCATCGGGCCCGTGACGCTCGAACGCATGGCAGACTGGCTGGCGTTTCCGGAACCCGACGGCGGCTCCAGCGCTGGCGTGCGACGGCCGAAACCAGGGGGCGGGGAGGCGACAGCGCCGTGA
- a CDS encoding cysteine desulfurase family protein has protein sequence MRIYLDHNATTPVRPEVAEAMSKVLREVHGNPSSVHAEGAAARRELDLARDRVASLLGVAPGDVIFTGSATEANNTVVRTLAAARGPERTRIVTTTVEHPSVDASLEAWGEQGFPVTQVPVDAGGRVAVESVGAALEADTALLSVIWANNETGVLQPVEALATLARERGVWFHTDATQAVGKHPVPLGTLPIDALSLSAHKFGGPKGVGALVVRGDLPDRAFVRGGPQERRRRGGTENLAGIVGLGLACALAEAELDARVARYAQLRDRLWDGIREKVPDVTRHGDADHVLANTLNLRFDGAAGELLLQALDLEGVAASAGAACASGSIEPSHVLSAMGLTPDQARATLRLSVGEGVDEAQIDRVVALLPDLVRRAREAA, from the coding sequence ATGCGGATCTACCTGGATCACAATGCGACCACGCCAGTCCGGCCCGAAGTGGCCGAGGCGATGTCGAAGGTGCTCCGGGAGGTCCACGGCAATCCCTCGAGCGTGCACGCCGAAGGCGCCGCGGCTCGTCGCGAGCTCGATCTCGCGCGCGACCGGGTGGCCAGCCTGCTCGGTGTCGCGCCTGGCGATGTGATCTTCACGGGCAGCGCCACTGAGGCGAACAACACGGTGGTGCGGACCCTCGCCGCGGCGCGTGGGCCCGAGCGCACGCGCATCGTCACGACGACCGTCGAGCATCCCTCGGTCGACGCCTCCCTCGAGGCCTGGGGCGAGCAGGGATTCCCGGTGACCCAGGTACCGGTCGACGCAGGTGGACGCGTCGCGGTCGAGTCGGTGGGCGCGGCCCTCGAAGCGGACACGGCCCTGCTCTCGGTCATCTGGGCGAACAACGAGACCGGCGTGCTGCAGCCGGTGGAAGCGCTCGCGACGCTGGCGCGGGAGCGCGGCGTCTGGTTCCACACCGACGCGACCCAGGCCGTCGGGAAACATCCGGTGCCGCTGGGAACCCTTCCGATCGACGCGCTTTCGCTGTCCGCCCACAAGTTCGGCGGGCCCAAGGGCGTGGGCGCGCTGGTGGTGCGCGGCGATTTGCCCGACCGCGCCTTCGTGCGCGGCGGCCCCCAGGAGCGGCGGCGCCGCGGGGGCACCGAGAACCTGGCCGGGATCGTCGGCTTGGGCCTGGCCTGCGCGCTGGCCGAAGCCGAGCTCGACGCACGCGTGGCGCGCTACGCCCAGCTCCGCGATCGGCTCTGGGACGGCATCCGCGAGAAGGTCCCGGACGTGACGCGTCACGGAGACGCGGACCACGTGCTCGCGAATACCCTGAACCTCCGCTTCGATGGCGCCGCGGGCGAGCTCTTGCTGCAGGCCCTCGATCTCGAGGGTGTTGCGGCGTCGGCCGGCGCCGCCTGCGCGTCGGGCTCGATCGAGCCGTCCCATGTGCTGTCGGCGATGGGCCTCACCCCCGACCAGGCGCGTGCCACCCTGCGGCTCAGCGTGGGCGAGGGGGTCGACGAGGCCCAGATCGACCGCGTGGTGGCGCTGCTGCCGGACCTCGTGCGACGCGCGCGGGAGGCCGCATGA
- the mnmA gene encoding tRNA 2-thiouridine(34) synthase MnmA: protein MSGERVVVAMSGGVDSSVAAACIVGRGDEAIGVTMHLAGAQSRCCSLEDADDARRVADRLGMRFYVANYKERFQREVIQAFADAYLAGRTPIPCVACNQQFKFDYLLERAKVFGAERVASGHYARVDRDPETGLRRLRTAVYLPKDQSYFLFGLTQEQLEAVEFPLGEMTKDDVRARARELGLGTAEKPESQEICFVPDGDYAAVVEKIRPDALPGEGEIVDEAGTVLGHHPGIHHFTVGQRKGLGLGGGEKRYVTRIDAGRNRVVVGSAAALDVEEARVEFVHWIAGAAPPAGTRARVRVRYRHEGADATLEPDGDVARVRFDAPVRAITPGQAAVFYQGDVVLGGGWIAATPPA, encoded by the coding sequence ATGAGCGGCGAGCGGGTCGTGGTCGCCATGTCGGGTGGCGTCGATTCCTCGGTGGCGGCCGCCTGCATCGTCGGGCGCGGTGACGAAGCCATCGGGGTCACCATGCACCTGGCGGGAGCCCAGTCGCGCTGCTGCTCGCTCGAGGACGCCGACGACGCCCGGCGCGTCGCCGATCGGCTCGGCATGCGTTTCTACGTGGCGAACTACAAGGAGCGCTTCCAGCGGGAGGTGATCCAGGCCTTCGCGGACGCCTACCTCGCCGGCCGCACGCCGATCCCCTGCGTCGCCTGCAACCAGCAGTTCAAGTTCGACTATCTGCTGGAGCGCGCGAAGGTGTTCGGCGCCGAGCGGGTGGCCTCGGGCCACTACGCCCGGGTCGATCGCGACCCCGAGACCGGGCTGCGGCGTCTGCGGACTGCGGTGTATCTGCCGAAGGACCAGAGCTACTTCCTCTTCGGTCTGACCCAGGAGCAGCTCGAAGCCGTCGAGTTTCCGCTGGGCGAGATGACGAAGGACGATGTGCGCGCGCGCGCCCGAGAGCTCGGGCTCGGCACGGCGGAGAAGCCCGAGAGTCAGGAGATCTGCTTCGTCCCCGACGGCGACTACGCGGCCGTGGTCGAAAAGATCCGCCCCGACGCGCTCCCGGGGGAGGGTGAGATCGTGGACGAAGCGGGGACGGTGCTCGGTCATCACCCCGGCATCCACCACTTCACGGTGGGTCAGCGCAAGGGGCTGGGACTGGGTGGCGGCGAGAAGCGCTACGTCACCCGCATCGATGCCGGACGCAACCGGGTCGTGGTGGGCAGCGCCGCTGCCCTCGATGTCGAAGAGGCCCGCGTCGAGTTCGTCCACTGGATCGCGGGCGCGGCCCCGCCGGCGGGAACCCGGGCGCGCGTGCGTGTCCGCTACCGCCACGAAGGGGCCGATGCGACGCTCGAACCCGACGGCGATGTGGCGCGGGTGCGCTTCGACGCCCCGGTGCGCGCCATCACGCCCGGACAGGCCGCGGTCTTCTACCAGGGCGACGTGGTCCTGGGAGGCGGCTGGATCGCCGCGACGCCGCCGGCGTGA
- the era gene encoding GTPase Era — protein sequence MSAYRAGVVAILGRPNAGKSTLLNAILGEKLAIVTAKPQTTRSRILGIHTRPDAQLLFVDTPGLHESERVLNGALIGQALEAGDDCDVALLLVDLTGRWGADHTALLADLESKGKPVLVVGTKDDLAKEDVEWPPPGVERAFRVAARRREGVDALVDAAAALLPESPPLYPEDDLSDRPLRFLVAELVREAAFDSLEQELPYVLAVEIEQFDESRPELVKIRANLIVERKSQKPIVIGREGRRIKRIGTRARHEIEKLLDTRVHLELWVKIEPNWTKKPARIESLGYV from the coding sequence ATGAGCGCGTATCGCGCAGGCGTCGTGGCGATCCTCGGCCGGCCGAACGCGGGGAAGTCGACCCTCTTGAACGCGATCCTCGGCGAGAAGCTCGCGATCGTGACGGCGAAGCCCCAGACCACACGCAGTCGCATTCTCGGCATCCACACCCGCCCCGACGCCCAGCTGCTCTTCGTGGATACGCCGGGTCTCCACGAGAGCGAGCGGGTGCTGAACGGAGCGCTCATCGGTCAGGCGCTCGAGGCCGGCGACGACTGCGACGTGGCGCTCCTGCTGGTCGACCTGACGGGACGCTGGGGGGCCGATCACACCGCGCTGCTCGCCGATCTCGAGTCGAAGGGCAAGCCCGTGCTGGTCGTCGGCACGAAGGACGATCTCGCGAAGGAGGACGTCGAATGGCCGCCTCCGGGAGTCGAGCGCGCGTTCCGGGTCGCCGCGCGGCGCCGGGAAGGGGTCGACGCGTTGGTCGACGCGGCGGCAGCGCTCCTGCCCGAGTCGCCGCCGCTCTACCCGGAAGACGATCTCAGCGACCGGCCCCTGCGTTTTCTGGTGGCCGAGTTGGTGCGCGAAGCGGCCTTCGACAGCCTGGAGCAGGAGCTTCCCTATGTCCTGGCGGTCGAGATCGAGCAGTTCGACGAGTCGCGCCCCGAGCTCGTGAAGATCCGTGCGAACCTGATCGTCGAGCGGAAGAGCCAGAAGCCGATCGTGATCGGACGGGAAGGGCGGCGCATCAAGCGGATCGGGACGCGCGCACGGCACGAGATCGAGAAGCTCCTGGACACCCGGGTGCACCTCGAGCTGTGGGTAAAGATCGAGCCCAACTGGACGAAGAAGCCCGCCCGGATCGAGTCGCTCGGCTACGTCTAG
- a CDS encoding molybdopterin-dependent oxidoreductase, whose amino-acid sequence MPETKISFCRICEATCGLEVDVEDNRVVAIRPDPEHVVSRGYACVKGTRFAAVQHSPDRLLAPQRRQEDRWSEVGWDAALGEIGDRLNQIRSAHGPQTIGHFVGSAGGANVLAPLFRGAFMNGIGSRRLYGTGTCDTMNKFRVNDDMYGSPMRLAHPDVNRAEFLMILGANPAVSGNTLYHLPRAAERFRDVVARGGRVVFVNPRRIETAQAGEHLFIRPDTDLFFLAAFCHELIRTGGVARERVDRFMNGFEGVASAVSAWTPERQAEVTGISAETLRELVAAHRAADGAALYMATGVNQGRSGTLCFWILEAINAISGNLDRRGGTLMGEGLFDMAKEVAEAGDLTTRYDREDGFPTVSGQQPSGMLADDILSGRVRALIVEASNPLLACSNPNGRLEEALSRLDLLVSIDLFRNETGNLADFVLPAPTWLERPEIPYALQSFAGCTPTPYIIYSPAALEPPPGVRHEWWIYTRLADVMGVKLFDHTLASGAAKLNARLAHSWASRLAVPMEKLFDGMLKKAKLPGARQLAREHPHGLLLPENDGDNFLGSERVLTESGKIELAPEPFVAAFAERAEPLYADELAHRDRLKLIGKREIRRMNTSSANCERLVRDKTNFAYLSERDAERLGISEGELVEVASAFGKVQIPVRVTDEMMPGTLAIPQCWGHEKADGLRHAQTHPGVNSNHLAGDGPENIEALSSMSHLSGILVDVRRCEPDRAQA is encoded by the coding sequence GTGCCCGAGACCAAGATCAGCTTCTGTCGGATCTGCGAGGCCACCTGCGGCCTCGAGGTGGACGTCGAGGACAACCGGGTCGTCGCGATCCGACCGGACCCCGAACACGTGGTCAGCCGCGGTTACGCGTGCGTGAAGGGCACCCGCTTCGCGGCGGTGCAGCACAGCCCGGACCGCCTGTTGGCTCCCCAGCGACGCCAGGAGGACCGCTGGTCCGAGGTCGGCTGGGACGCGGCGCTCGGCGAGATCGGCGACCGGCTGAACCAGATTCGCAGCGCGCACGGGCCCCAGACGATCGGGCACTTCGTGGGATCGGCCGGGGGCGCCAATGTCCTGGCGCCGCTCTTCCGCGGCGCTTTCATGAACGGGATCGGCTCCCGGCGCCTCTACGGCACCGGCACCTGCGACACGATGAACAAGTTCCGGGTGAACGACGACATGTACGGCTCACCCATGCGGCTGGCGCATCCGGACGTCAACCGGGCCGAGTTCCTGATGATCCTGGGCGCGAACCCGGCCGTGTCGGGCAACACGCTCTATCACCTGCCGCGTGCCGCCGAACGCTTCCGCGACGTCGTCGCGCGGGGCGGCCGGGTCGTCTTCGTGAACCCGCGACGCATCGAGACGGCCCAGGCCGGTGAACACCTCTTCATCCGGCCCGACACCGACCTCTTCTTCCTCGCGGCCTTCTGCCATGAGCTGATCCGCACCGGCGGCGTCGCGCGCGAGCGCGTCGACCGCTTCATGAACGGCTTCGAGGGCGTCGCGTCGGCGGTATCGGCCTGGACCCCGGAGCGTCAGGCGGAGGTCACCGGGATCTCGGCCGAGACCCTGCGCGAGCTCGTCGCGGCCCACCGCGCAGCCGACGGCGCCGCGCTCTACATGGCGACCGGCGTCAACCAGGGGCGCAGCGGCACGCTCTGCTTCTGGATCCTCGAAGCCATCAACGCGATCTCGGGCAACCTCGACCGTCGCGGCGGCACGCTGATGGGCGAGGGGCTCTTCGACATGGCCAAGGAGGTCGCCGAGGCCGGCGATCTCACCACCCGCTACGACCGCGAGGACGGCTTCCCCACGGTCTCGGGCCAGCAGCCGTCGGGCATGCTCGCCGACGACATTCTGTCGGGGCGCGTGCGCGCGCTGATCGTCGAGGCCAGCAACCCACTGCTCGCGTGCAGCAATCCGAATGGGCGCCTCGAGGAAGCGCTGTCGCGGCTCGACCTGCTGGTGTCGATCGACCTGTTCCGGAACGAGACCGGTAACCTCGCCGACTTCGTCCTGCCCGCCCCGACCTGGCTGGAGCGGCCGGAGATTCCCTACGCGCTCCAGAGCTTCGCCGGCTGCACGCCCACGCCCTACATCATCTACAGCCCGGCGGCCCTCGAGCCGCCGCCGGGCGTGCGCCACGAATGGTGGATCTACACCCGGTTGGCCGACGTGATGGGCGTGAAGCTCTTCGACCACACGCTGGCGAGCGGGGCCGCGAAGCTGAACGCCCGGCTCGCGCACTCGTGGGCCTCACGCCTCGCCGTCCCGATGGAGAAGCTCTTCGACGGAATGCTCAAGAAGGCGAAGCTGCCGGGCGCGCGCCAGCTCGCGCGCGAGCACCCCCACGGTCTGCTGCTTCCCGAGAACGACGGCGACAACTTCCTCGGCAGCGAGCGCGTCCTCACCGAGAGCGGGAAGATCGAGCTCGCTCCCGAGCCCTTCGTGGCCGCCTTCGCGGAGCGCGCCGAGCCCCTCTACGCAGACGAACTCGCCCACCGGGACCGCCTGAAGCTGATCGGCAAGCGCGAGATCCGCCGCATGAACACCTCGTCGGCGAACTGCGAACGGCTGGTCCGCGACAAGACGAACTTCGCGTACCTCAGCGAGCGCGATGCCGAACGCCTCGGAATCTCAGAGGGCGAGCTCGTCGAGGTCGCGTCCGCGTTCGGGAAGGTGCAGATCCCGGTCCGGGTCACCGACGAGATGATGCCCGGCACCCTGGCGATCCCTCAGTGCTGGGGGCACGAGAAAGCCGATGGCCTGCGTCACGCCCAGACGCACCCCGGGGTCAACTCGAACCACCTGGCCGGCGACGGTCCCGAGAACATCGAAGCGCTGTCGAGCATGTCCCACCTCTCGGGGATCCTGGTCGACGTACGACGCTGCGAGCCCGACCGCGCCCAGGCCTAG
- a CDS encoding YhjD/YihY/BrkB family envelope integrity protein has protein sequence MKWLDWPARIRDFLSHKLWEIEPEERSRLSALRFLQFSIMLGEGFVRDQLLLRASALTYFTVLSVVPLLAVAVAIASAVGVGSGTFVDWVVGTLAAGAPGAAAQIRGVIEGVDFASIGTLGAGVLFLTTVLAISSIESTLNDIWGVAAGRSWLRRFSDYLAVLIVAPVLTGVALSLATTLRTRWASTWLFEVPALRWLDDLGGALVPVFLLSITFTFLYWFLPNTRVNQVSAAIGGVVAGIAVTIVQAIYIEFSVGLARAEMFFGGFALIPLLFAWMYVFWAVVLFGAQIAFAHQNFELYRKEVRGDPAGPAEREAIALRIALEVARCFRSRDEPPTAEALAEELRVPVRTVRAVTTTLIESGILSTRSDGERDDALQLGRPGDTIAVTDVLNALRGRREAPRGERAGAELVQGLLGELESAAFKAAGDRSLADLLVELRQRSGDVDQSEAPG, from the coding sequence GTGAAGTGGCTCGACTGGCCCGCGCGAATCCGCGACTTCCTCTCCCACAAGCTCTGGGAGATCGAGCCCGAGGAGCGCTCCCGGCTCTCGGCACTGCGCTTTCTGCAGTTCTCGATCATGCTCGGCGAGGGCTTCGTCCGCGACCAGCTGCTCCTGCGCGCCAGCGCGCTCACCTACTTCACGGTGCTCTCGGTGGTGCCGCTGCTGGCGGTGGCCGTCGCGATCGCCAGCGCGGTCGGCGTGGGCAGCGGGACCTTCGTCGACTGGGTGGTGGGCACCCTCGCCGCCGGGGCGCCGGGCGCGGCCGCACAGATCCGCGGCGTCATCGAGGGGGTCGACTTCGCGAGCATCGGGACCCTCGGTGCCGGCGTGCTCTTCCTGACCACGGTGCTCGCGATCAGCAGCATCGAGAGCACGCTGAACGACATCTGGGGCGTCGCCGCAGGGCGCAGCTGGCTGCGCCGCTTCTCCGACTACCTGGCCGTGCTGATCGTCGCGCCGGTGCTCACCGGTGTGGCGCTCTCCCTCGCGACGACCTTGCGCACGAGGTGGGCGTCTACCTGGCTCTTCGAGGTCCCGGCGCTCCGCTGGCTCGACGATCTCGGCGGGGCCCTGGTGCCCGTCTTCCTGCTCTCGATCACCTTCACCTTCCTCTACTGGTTCCTGCCGAACACACGCGTGAATCAAGTCTCGGCCGCCATCGGCGGGGTGGTGGCGGGCATCGCCGTCACGATCGTGCAGGCGATCTACATCGAGTTCAGCGTCGGGCTGGCGCGGGCGGAGATGTTCTTCGGCGGCTTCGCGCTGATCCCGCTGCTCTTCGCCTGGATGTACGTCTTCTGGGCCGTCGTGCTCTTCGGGGCCCAGATCGCCTTCGCGCACCAGAACTTCGAGCTCTACCGGAAAGAGGTACGCGGGGATCCGGCCGGCCCGGCCGAGCGTGAGGCGATCGCGCTGCGGATCGCCCTCGAGGTGGCCCGCTGTTTTCGATCGCGGGACGAGCCGCCGACTGCGGAGGCTCTGGCCGAGGAGCTCCGTGTCCCGGTGCGTACGGTGCGGGCGGTGACCACGACCCTGATCGAGTCCGGAATCCTCTCGACGCGGAGCGACGGCGAGCGCGACGACGCACTCCAGCTCGGACGGCCCGGGGACACGATCGCCGTGACCGACGTGCTCAATGCCCTGCGCGGGCGCCGGGAAGCGCCGCGCGGCGAGCGGGCGGGTGCCGAGCTCGTCCAGGGGCTCCTCGGCGAGCTCGAGTCGGCTGCCTTCAAGGCCGCCGGCGATCGCAGCCTGGCCGATCTGCTGGTCGAGTTGCGCCAGCGGAGCGGCGACGTTGACCAGTCGGAGGCCCCCGGGTAG